One part of the Deltaproteobacteria bacterium genome encodes these proteins:
- a CDS encoding sigma-70 family RNA polymerase sigma factor — MCDRGSRSTRLTAAPDSPAISANSQRFRAHPRLAWRLLPQLSHVSPSGKVTEDDRVIVEAIRAGDPGAFRDLYQRHFRRIHSFSLRRLGDVAEAEDVCQDVFEAVFSCLDRFEGKSDLIVWIYGITRNILNNRLRRRGGVRLVSLDDIPQEAAPLDLGPEPLAQARQTLGRVREAIGNLPEEQRRVLELRHGKRLNIRKIAQLTGRSEDAVKSSLYRARRSLAAQLPGERLAL, encoded by the coding sequence CTGTGCGACCGCGGGAGCCGGTCGACGCGGCTGACCGCTGCTCCCGATTCGCCAGCGATCTCGGCGAACTCGCAGCGATTTCGGGCGCATCCGCGCTTGGCATGGCGATTGCTCCCGCAACTGTCGCATGTGTCCCCGAGCGGCAAAGTGACCGAGGACGACCGAGTCATCGTCGAGGCGATCCGAGCCGGGGATCCCGGCGCGTTTCGCGATCTCTACCAGCGGCACTTTCGCCGCATCCACAGCTTCTCGCTGCGAAGGCTCGGCGACGTGGCCGAGGCCGAGGACGTCTGCCAGGACGTCTTCGAGGCGGTCTTCTCGTGCCTGGACCGCTTCGAGGGCAAGTCCGACCTGATCGTCTGGATCTACGGGATCACCCGGAACATCCTGAACAACCGCCTGCGCCGCCGGGGTGGAGTGCGGCTGGTCTCGCTGGACGACATCCCCCAGGAGGCCGCGCCGCTCGACTTGGGTCCAGAGCCCCTGGCCCAGGCGCGCCAGACCCTCGGCCGGGTTCGCGAGGCGATCGGCAATCTGCCGGAGGAGCAGCGCCGGGTGCTCGAGCTGCGCCACGGAAAGCGGCTCAACATCCGCAAGATCGCCCAGCTCACCGGCCGCAGCGAAGACGCCGTGAAGTCGAGCCTCTACCGCGCTCGGCGCTCCCTGGCCGCTCAGCTTCCTGGCGAGCGCC
- the sucC gene encoding ADP-forming succinate--CoA ligase subunit beta, translated as MNVHEYQAKALLREYGIEVPPGRFVHTAAEAEQAARDIGGTVVVKAQVHAGGRGKAGGIKVVKNAEQAGQTAADMIGMRLVTKQTGAEGKIVRHLYVEAGSKIDRELYLAFLVDRATQNVAILGSTEGGMDIEEVAERTPDKILSVQVDPLVGICDFQARNLGYDLELSAKQCDAFVSLVKNMYRLFMEKDVSLAEINPLVISGDSVIPLDCKLNFDSNALYRHKDVQALRDLDEEDARELEAAKYDLNWVSLDGNIGCMVNGAGLAMATMDIIQYAGGKPANFLDVGGQADAERVAHAFRLILSDKNVKGILVNIFGGIVLCDRVAEGIISAAKTVGVTVPLVVRLDGSNAVQGREMLSRSGLDITPAEGMKDAAEKIVAAVRA; from the coding sequence ATGAACGTCCACGAGTATCAAGCCAAGGCGCTGCTGCGCGAGTACGGCATCGAGGTCCCGCCCGGGCGCTTCGTGCACACCGCGGCCGAGGCCGAGCAGGCCGCGCGCGACATCGGCGGCACCGTCGTCGTGAAGGCGCAGGTCCACGCCGGCGGTCGCGGCAAGGCGGGCGGCATCAAGGTGGTGAAGAACGCCGAGCAGGCCGGGCAGACCGCGGCCGACATGATCGGAATGCGGCTGGTCACCAAGCAGACCGGCGCGGAGGGGAAGATCGTCCGGCACCTGTACGTCGAGGCCGGCTCGAAGATCGACCGCGAGCTCTACCTCGCGTTCCTCGTCGATCGCGCCACGCAGAACGTCGCCATCCTCGGCTCGACCGAGGGCGGAATGGACATCGAAGAGGTCGCGGAGCGGACCCCGGACAAGATCCTCTCGGTGCAGGTCGACCCGCTGGTCGGCATCTGCGACTTCCAGGCCCGCAACCTCGGCTACGACCTCGAGCTCTCCGCGAAGCAGTGCGACGCGTTCGTCTCGCTGGTGAAGAACATGTACCGGCTGTTCATGGAGAAGGACGTCTCGCTGGCCGAGATCAATCCCTTGGTGATCTCGGGCGACTCCGTGATCCCGCTCGACTGCAAGCTGAACTTCGATTCCAACGCGCTGTACCGCCACAAGGACGTCCAGGCGCTGCGCGATCTCGACGAAGAGGACGCGCGCGAGCTCGAGGCCGCGAAGTACGACCTGAACTGGGTCTCGCTCGACGGAAACATCGGCTGCATGGTGAACGGCGCCGGGCTCGCGATGGCGACCATGGACATCATCCAGTACGCCGGCGGCAAGCCCGCGAACTTCCTCGACGTCGGCGGGCAGGCGGACGCCGAGCGCGTCGCGCACGCCTTCCGGCTGATCCTCTCCGACAAGAACGTGAAGGGGATCCTGGTCAACATCTTCGGCGGGATCGTGCTCTGCGATCGCGTGGCCGAGGGCATCATCAGCGCCGCGAAGACGGTCGGCGTGACGGTGCCGCTGGTCGTGCGGCTCGACGGCTCGAACGCGGTGCAGGGTCGCGAGATGCTCTCGCGCTCCGGTCTCGACATCACCCCGGCCGAGGGAATGAAGGACGCGGCGGAGAAGATCGTCGCGGCGGTGCGCGCATGA
- a CDS encoding tetratricopeptide repeat protein: MNGSRALLVALLAGLAGFACSTTTPKDVSRADSHRDLAGVKLAKGETERAIKEYQTAIRFNPDDAETHFQIAAAYSRKGMLQDTERELREALRLDPEHLEARLALGVAFLQMERWSDAAAEFERLAADPTFVRPTRALVNLGWAHYKSGDLERAKVDFERAIELDRTNYVAHLDLGIVHYDQGELVDAVQRFEECVTILAERPVKVFGPVEAEARYRMAQAYVRLGKRDRAVDSLRVAVDRGGESEWVRKSNDYLKVLQ, encoded by the coding sequence ATGAACGGTTCCAGAGCACTCCTCGTCGCGCTCCTCGCCGGGCTCGCAGGCTTCGCCTGCTCCACCACGACACCGAAGGACGTGAGCCGCGCGGATTCCCACCGCGACCTGGCCGGCGTGAAGCTGGCCAAGGGCGAGACGGAGCGCGCGATCAAGGAGTACCAGACCGCGATCCGCTTCAATCCCGACGACGCGGAGACCCACTTCCAGATCGCCGCGGCGTACAGTCGCAAGGGCATGCTCCAGGACACCGAGCGCGAGCTGCGCGAGGCGCTCCGCCTGGACCCGGAGCACCTCGAGGCGCGTCTGGCGCTCGGCGTCGCGTTCCTGCAGATGGAGCGCTGGAGCGACGCGGCCGCGGAGTTCGAGCGACTCGCGGCGGATCCGACCTTCGTCCGTCCGACGCGGGCTCTTGTGAACCTGGGTTGGGCCCATTACAAATCCGGTGACCTCGAGCGGGCGAAGGTGGACTTCGAGCGCGCGATCGAGCTGGACCGCACCAACTACGTCGCGCATCTCGATCTGGGAATCGTCCACTACGATCAGGGAGAGCTCGTCGACGCCGTCCAACGCTTCGAGGAGTGTGTGACGATCCTGGCGGAGCGACCGGTCAAGGTGTTCGGACCGGTCGAGGCGGAGGCCCGCTATCGGATGGCCCAGGCCTACGTTCGGCTGGGCAAGCGCGATCGGGCCGTCGACTCGCTCCGCGTCGCCGTGGATCGGGGGGGCGAGAGCGAGTGGGTGCGCAAGTCGAACGACTACCTGAAGGTGCTCCAGTAG
- the mdh gene encoding malate dehydrogenase encodes MKRPKISLVGAGNIGGVQAQLIAQRQLGDVVLLDVVEGVPQGKVLDISHALDGWGSNVRVVGTNDYKDTAGSDLYIVTAGIARKPGMSRDDLLNTNLGIIKSVAKGIKDNSPDAVVIVVSNPLDAMVWAMKELTGFPKQRVVGMAGVLDSARFRFFVAQELGVAVQDVVALVLGGHGDTMVPLPRLSSVNGIPLQSLLSKEKLAAIVKRVQDAGGEIVGLLKTGSAFVSPAAASVTMAEAILRDQKRVLACAAYLDGEYGARGIYMGVPVLLGSRGVEKVFELDLLPDEKAEVAKSIDHVKKLLADIKL; translated from the coding sequence GTGAAGCGACCGAAGATCTCTCTCGTCGGGGCCGGGAACATCGGCGGGGTGCAGGCGCAGCTGATCGCACAGCGGCAGCTCGGCGACGTGGTGCTGCTCGACGTCGTCGAGGGTGTGCCGCAGGGCAAGGTGCTCGACATCAGCCACGCGCTCGACGGCTGGGGCTCGAACGTCCGCGTCGTGGGAACGAACGACTACAAGGACACGGCCGGATCCGACCTGTACATCGTCACGGCCGGCATCGCGCGCAAGCCAGGCATGTCGCGCGACGACCTGCTGAACACGAACCTCGGCATCATCAAGAGCGTCGCGAAGGGCATCAAGGACAACTCGCCCGACGCGGTCGTGATCGTCGTCAGCAATCCGCTCGACGCGATGGTCTGGGCGATGAAGGAGCTCACGGGCTTTCCGAAGCAGCGCGTCGTCGGCATGGCCGGCGTGCTCGACTCGGCGCGCTTCCGTTTCTTCGTCGCGCAGGAGCTCGGCGTGGCGGTGCAGGACGTGGTGGCGCTGGTGCTCGGCGGCCACGGCGACACGATGGTCCCGCTGCCTCGGCTCTCCAGCGTGAACGGCATCCCGCTGCAGTCGCTGCTCTCCAAGGAGAAGCTCGCGGCGATCGTGAAGCGGGTGCAGGACGCGGGCGGCGAGATCGTCGGTCTGCTCAAGACCGGCTCGGCGTTCGTCTCGCCCGCGGCGGCCTCGGTGACGATGGCCGAGGCGATCCTGCGCGACCAGAAGCGCGTGCTCGCCTGCGCCGCGTACCTCGACGGCGAGTACGGGGCGCGCGGCATCTACATGGGTGTGCCGGTCCTGCTCGGATCGCGCGGCGTCGAGAAGGTCTTCGAGCTCGACCTGCTCCCCGACGAGAAGGCCGAGGTCGCCAAGTCGATCGACCACGTGAAGAAGCTCCTCGCAGACATCAAGCTCTGA
- a CDS encoding pyruvate, phosphate dikinase → MAKKRARKSSAPRERKRRRASKRRVYFFGAGRADGDASLKDLLGGKGANLAEMTRLGVPVPAGFTISTEVCAEFYAAGRKLPEGLDAELLAQLAKVEKVMGGGFGSDTRPLLVSVRSGARASMPGMMDTVLNLGLNDRTLQGLIAESGDRRFAYDTYRRFVHMYGDVVLGVKHERFEERLGELKRDRGVRLDSELGEQDLEGLVADYKQIVSETTGRAFPDDPFEQLHGAIAAVFLSWNAKRAEDYRKQNGIPADWGTAVTVQAMVYGNLGDDSATGVGFTRDPSTGERRFFGEFLPRAQGEDVVAGIRTPQPISKSARGPGDPPSLEELMPARFKELSRTAKLLERHYADMQDIEFTIQRGRLWMLQTRTGMRSARAEVKIAVDMANEGLIDRSTAVLRVNPKQLDQLLHPTLDASQAPAPLAHGLPASPGAGSGRIVFTAEEAEAASEAGERVVLVRRETSPEDIHGMHVAQGILTALGGMTSHAAVVARGMGKCCVAGCSALSIDLERRTALLGGVELTERDTITLDGSTGYVYRGELATVEPELSKDFMTLMRWADRMRRLRVRANADTPEDAALALRFGAEGIGLCRTEHMFFQAERILEVRRMILSTTPQERAVPLAKILPMQRGDFVGIFRAMAGRPVTIRLLDPPLHEFLPHTGEEMANLARDLAMPELELRRKVEALREFNPMLGHRGSRLAITYPDIYEMQVRAIVEAACVCADEGVRTHPEIMLPLVAGTRELETLRALVDATARAVMKERGRKVRYSVGTMIEVPRAAILADRLAGIAEFFSFGTNDLTQMTFALSRDDSGRFLPAYVESRLMDDDPFVTLDTEGVGALIRMGIQSGRKTREDLKVGICGEHGGEPRSIAFCHAAAMDYVSCSPYRVPIARLAAAQATLPRKGG, encoded by the coding sequence TTGGCGAAGAAGCGAGCACGGAAGTCCTCCGCTCCGCGCGAGCGCAAGCGACGGCGCGCGTCGAAGCGACGCGTCTACTTCTTCGGCGCCGGGCGCGCGGACGGCGACGCGTCGCTGAAGGATCTGCTCGGCGGCAAGGGTGCGAACCTCGCCGAGATGACGCGGCTCGGCGTGCCGGTGCCCGCGGGCTTCACGATCTCGACGGAGGTCTGCGCGGAGTTCTACGCCGCCGGACGCAAGCTCCCCGAAGGCCTCGACGCGGAGCTTCTCGCCCAGCTCGCGAAGGTCGAGAAGGTGATGGGCGGAGGCTTCGGCTCGGACACCCGCCCGCTGCTGGTCTCGGTGCGCTCGGGCGCCCGTGCCTCGATGCCGGGGATGATGGATACGGTCCTGAACCTGGGGCTGAACGATCGCACCCTGCAGGGCCTGATCGCCGAGAGCGGCGACCGCCGCTTCGCCTACGACACGTACCGGCGCTTCGTGCACATGTACGGAGACGTCGTGCTCGGCGTGAAGCACGAGCGGTTCGAGGAGCGGCTCGGCGAGCTGAAGCGCGATCGCGGCGTGCGGCTGGATTCGGAGCTCGGCGAGCAGGACCTGGAGGGTCTCGTCGCCGACTACAAGCAGATCGTGAGCGAGACCACGGGCAGAGCGTTTCCCGACGATCCCTTCGAGCAGCTTCACGGTGCGATCGCGGCGGTGTTCCTGTCCTGGAACGCCAAGCGCGCCGAGGACTACCGCAAGCAGAACGGCATACCCGCGGACTGGGGCACGGCGGTGACCGTACAGGCGATGGTGTACGGAAACCTCGGCGACGATTCCGCGACCGGCGTCGGTTTCACTCGCGATCCGTCGACCGGCGAGCGGCGTTTCTTCGGCGAGTTCCTGCCCCGCGCGCAGGGCGAGGACGTGGTCGCGGGGATTCGCACGCCGCAGCCGATCAGCAAGAGCGCGCGCGGTCCGGGCGATCCGCCGTCGCTCGAGGAGCTGATGCCGGCGCGCTTCAAGGAGCTGTCGCGCACCGCGAAGCTGCTCGAGCGGCACTACGCGGACATGCAGGACATCGAGTTCACGATCCAGCGCGGCCGGCTCTGGATGCTGCAGACGCGCACCGGAATGCGCAGCGCGCGCGCCGAGGTGAAGATCGCCGTCGACATGGCGAACGAGGGACTGATCGACCGGAGCACGGCGGTGCTGCGGGTGAACCCGAAGCAGCTCGACCAGCTCCTGCACCCCACGCTCGACGCGAGCCAGGCTCCGGCGCCGCTCGCGCACGGCTTGCCGGCCTCGCCGGGCGCGGGGAGCGGCCGGATCGTCTTCACCGCCGAGGAGGCGGAGGCCGCCTCCGAGGCGGGCGAGCGCGTCGTGCTGGTGCGTCGCGAGACTTCGCCCGAGGACATCCACGGCATGCACGTCGCGCAGGGAATCCTGACGGCGCTGGGTGGCATGACCTCGCACGCGGCGGTCGTCGCGCGCGGAATGGGGAAGTGCTGTGTGGCGGGCTGCAGCGCGCTCTCGATCGACCTCGAGCGGCGCACCGCGCTGCTCGGCGGCGTCGAGCTCACGGAACGCGACACGATCACGCTCGACGGATCGACCGGGTACGTGTACCGGGGCGAGCTTGCGACGGTGGAGCCCGAGCTCTCTAAGGATTTCATGACGCTGATGCGCTGGGCGGACCGGATGCGCCGCCTGCGCGTGCGCGCCAATGCCGACACGCCCGAGGACGCGGCGCTCGCGCTCCGCTTCGGCGCGGAAGGCATCGGGCTGTGTCGCACGGAGCACATGTTCTTCCAGGCGGAGCGCATCCTGGAAGTGCGCCGCATGATCCTGTCGACGACGCCGCAGGAGAGGGCTGTGCCGCTGGCGAAGATCCTGCCGATGCAGCGCGGGGATTTCGTCGGGATCTTCCGCGCGATGGCGGGCCGGCCCGTCACGATCCGACTGCTCGATCCGCCGCTGCACGAGTTCCTGCCCCACACCGGCGAGGAGATGGCCAATCTCGCGCGCGACCTCGCGATGCCCGAGCTCGAGCTGCGGCGCAAGGTCGAGGCGCTGCGCGAGTTCAACCCGATGCTCGGCCATCGAGGCTCGCGGCTCGCCATCACGTATCCGGACATCTACGAGATGCAGGTGCGTGCGATCGTCGAGGCGGCCTGCGTGTGCGCGGACGAAGGCGTGCGCACGCACCCGGAGATCATGCTGCCGCTGGTCGCGGGAACCCGCGAGCTCGAGACGCTGCGCGCGCTCGTCGATGCCACCGCGAGGGCCGTGATGAAGGAGCGCGGACGCAAGGTCCGCTACAGCGTGGGCACGATGATCGAGGTTCCGCGCGCCGCGATCCTGGCCGATCGGTTGGCCGGCATCGCGGAGTTCTTCTCGTTTGGCACCAACGACCTGACCCAGATGACGTTCGCGCTCTCTCGCGACGACTCGGGGCGCTTCCTGCCCGCCTACGTCGAGAGCCGGCTCATGGATGACGATCCGTTCGTCACGCTCGATACCGAGGGCGTGGGGGCGCTGATTCGAATGGGCATCCAGTCCGGGCGCAAGACGCGCGAGGACCTGAAGGTGGGAATCTGCGGCGAGCACGGAGGCGAGCCACGCTCGATCGCGTTCTGCCACGCGGCCGCAATGGACTACGTGAGCTGCTCGCCGTACCGCGTGCCGATCGCGAGGCTCGCGGCCGCGCAGGCGACGCTGCCGAGAAAGGGCGGATGA
- the recO gene encoding DNA repair protein RecO — protein MPPEYRTRALVLRTFDQGESDRVVHLYTESQGRVGAIAKGARRSKRRFPGTLEILSLIDVRLVDPPRAQLLRLEGAKLVGNFEGITDRLGRYAIACQFLELLDRLTAEREAHPDLFHFAVGVLETLRDAEPDRLLSVLVLAKTLARLGYRPQLVRCAACGVELPAGAGRVAFLPAHGGSVCRACAGSAESTVPVKLLGALEAGLRQPLRARADLGLGAKDVERAELLIERFFRYQIGTELRTAAFLRQAIAYEPGPEARDRAVDAVGVRVNTPPAVAPDGASTQNGLSRLDLETDRRL, from the coding sequence ATGCCCCCGGAGTATCGGACCCGAGCCTTGGTGCTTCGCACCTTCGACCAGGGCGAATCCGACCGCGTCGTGCACCTGTACACCGAGTCGCAGGGCCGGGTCGGCGCGATCGCGAAGGGCGCGCGCCGTTCCAAGCGCCGCTTTCCGGGGACGCTCGAGATCCTCTCGCTGATCGACGTCCGGCTGGTCGACCCGCCGCGCGCGCAGCTCTTGCGGCTCGAGGGCGCCAAGCTCGTCGGCAATTTCGAGGGGATCACCGATCGCCTCGGCCGCTACGCGATCGCGTGTCAGTTCCTCGAGCTTCTCGATCGCCTCACCGCGGAGCGCGAAGCCCACCCGGACCTGTTCCACTTCGCGGTCGGCGTGCTCGAGACGCTCCGCGACGCCGAGCCCGATCGGCTGCTCTCGGTGCTCGTCCTCGCCAAGACGCTGGCGCGTCTGGGCTACCGGCCGCAGCTCGTCCGCTGCGCCGCGTGCGGAGTCGAGCTGCCCGCGGGGGCGGGTCGCGTCGCGTTCCTGCCGGCGCACGGAGGCTCGGTCTGCCGCGCCTGCGCGGGCTCCGCGGAGTCGACCGTGCCGGTGAAGCTGCTTGGCGCGCTCGAGGCCGGCCTGCGCCAGCCGCTTCGCGCGCGCGCGGATCTCGGCCTCGGCGCGAAGGACGTCGAGCGCGCCGAGCTGCTGATCGAGCGCTTCTTCCGCTACCAGATCGGTACGGAGCTCCGAACGGCGGCGTTTCTGCGCCAGGCCATCGCGTACGAGCCGGGGCCGGAGGCCCGCGATCGGGCGGTTGACGCCGTCGGTGTGCGCGTGAATACTCCGCCCGCGGTCGCTCCGGACGGCGCTTCCACGCAGAACGGGCTTTCGCGCCTCGATCTCGAGACCGATCGGCGCCTCTGA
- a CDS encoding sugar kinase, which yields MSLLVVGSVALDDIEAPAGSVKSVLGGAASYCSVASSYFVRTRAVGVTGDDFPTEHLEFLASRGIDLSGVTRAPGRTFRWGGRYHDSLNQRDTLFTELGVFEQFDPVLPPAYLDSEWVFLANIHPSLQRNVLAQARAPRFSAMDTMNFWIEGERKELEATLSRVAGLVINDEEARQLTGIANLVGAADAIRRLGPSTVIVKRGEHGALLFDEAGVFAAPAFPLREVQDPTGAGDSFAGGFMGALAAGGSLAPDAMRRAVIYGSVLASFCVERFSLDRFRSLSRAEIDERFEQFRRLTRF from the coding sequence ATGAGCCTGCTCGTCGTAGGCTCGGTCGCGCTCGACGACATCGAGGCGCCCGCGGGAAGCGTGAAGTCCGTGCTCGGCGGCGCGGCCTCGTACTGCTCGGTCGCCTCGAGCTACTTCGTGCGCACGCGCGCGGTCGGCGTGACCGGCGACGACTTCCCGACCGAGCACCTGGAGTTCCTGGCGTCGCGCGGCATCGACCTGTCGGGCGTGACGCGCGCGCCGGGGCGCACCTTCCGCTGGGGCGGCCGCTATCACGACTCGCTCAACCAGCGAGACACGCTCTTCACCGAGCTCGGCGTCTTCGAGCAGTTCGACCCGGTGCTCCCGCCCGCGTATCTGGACTCGGAGTGGGTGTTTCTCGCGAACATCCACCCGTCGCTGCAACGCAACGTGCTGGCGCAGGCACGAGCTCCGCGTTTCTCGGCGATGGACACCATGAACTTCTGGATCGAGGGCGAGCGCAAGGAGCTCGAGGCGACACTCTCGCGTGTCGCGGGCCTGGTGATCAACGACGAAGAGGCCCGGCAGCTGACCGGCATCGCGAATCTGGTCGGCGCGGCCGACGCGATCCGCCGGCTCGGGCCGTCCACCGTGATCGTGAAGCGCGGCGAGCACGGTGCGCTGCTCTTCGACGAGGCGGGCGTCTTCGCCGCGCCCGCGTTCCCTCTGCGCGAGGTTCAGGACCCCACCGGAGCGGGCGACAGCTTCGCCGGCGGCTTCATGGGCGCGCTGGCCGCGGGCGGATCGCTCGCCCCGGACGCCATGCGCCGGGCGGTGATCTACGGGTCCGTGCTCGCCTCGTTCTGCGTCGAGCGTTTCAGCCTGGATCGGTTTCGCTCGCTCTCGCGCGCCGAGATCGACGAGCGCTTCGAGCAGTTCCGCAGGCTCACGCGCTTCTGA
- the sucD gene encoding succinate--CoA ligase subunit alpha encodes MSILVDAKTKLIVQGMGKTGQLHTNLSLEFGTKVLGGVTPGRGGTEACGLPVWNTAREAVREAGANASVVFVPAPGAADAILEAADAGIELICAITEGIPVRDMLRVKAALRGWKGRLIGPNCPGLLDPGLRIRIGIAPYSIFKAGSVGVVSRSGTLTYEAVHQLSQLGIGQSTCVGIGGDPIPGTSFIDVLRLFQKDKATKAVVMIGEIGGSAEEEAAEFVAAEMTKPVVAFIAGVTAPSGKRMGHAGAIISGGKGTAEGKSKALEKAGIPVVPTPALIGETLARAARGVL; translated from the coding sequence ATGAGCATCCTGGTCGACGCGAAGACGAAGCTGATCGTGCAGGGCATGGGGAAGACCGGCCAGCTGCACACGAATCTGTCGCTGGAGTTCGGCACGAAGGTGCTCGGCGGCGTCACGCCCGGACGCGGCGGCACGGAGGCCTGCGGGCTTCCGGTCTGGAACACCGCGCGCGAGGCGGTCCGCGAGGCCGGCGCGAACGCCTCGGTCGTGTTCGTGCCCGCGCCCGGCGCGGCCGACGCGATCCTCGAGGCGGCCGACGCGGGAATCGAGCTGATCTGCGCCATCACCGAGGGAATTCCGGTGCGCGACATGCTGCGCGTGAAGGCTGCGCTGCGCGGCTGGAAGGGCCGGCTGATCGGCCCGAACTGCCCGGGCCTGCTCGACCCGGGCCTGCGGATCCGCATCGGAATCGCTCCCTACTCGATCTTCAAGGCCGGCAGCGTCGGCGTGGTCTCGCGCTCGGGAACCCTGACCTACGAGGCGGTGCACCAGCTCTCGCAGCTCGGGATCGGGCAGTCGACCTGCGTCGGGATCGGCGGCGATCCGATCCCCGGCACGAGCTTCATCGACGTGCTGCGCCTGTTCCAGAAGGACAAGGCGACCAAGGCCGTGGTGATGATCGGCGAGATCGGCGGCAGCGCCGAGGAAGAGGCCGCGGAGTTCGTCGCGGCCGAGATGACCAAGCCCGTGGTCGCGTTCATCGCCGGTGTGACCGCGCCGTCGGGAAAGCGGATGGGCCACGCCGGGGCGATCATCTCGGGCGGCAAGGGGACGGCCGAAGGCAAGTCCAAGGCGCTGGAGAAGGCGGGCATCCCGGTGGTTCCCACGCCCGCGCTGATCGGCGAGACGCTCGCTCGGGCGGCGCGCGGCGTTCTGTAG
- a CDS encoding NADP-dependent isocitrate dehydrogenase → MADAPLVRQPGTLIRKRKDGTLEVPDNPTIAYVEGDGTGRDIWKASVRVIDAAVAKAYAGRRKIGWHEVLAGQKAFDRTKTWLPDETVETFRKCLVGIKGPLTTPIGGGIRSLNVALRQILDLYVCLRPVRWYEGVPSPVKRPDLVDMVIFRENTEDIYAGIEWKSGSAEAKKVIAFLQKQMKVKSIRFPATSGIGIKPVSRQGTERLVRAAIDYALEHKRKSVTLVHKGNIMKYTEGAFRDWGYKLVKKEYAGRAIGWDDCDGKPPSGQLLVKDSIADITLQQVLTRPDEFDVIATLNLNGDYLSDALAAQVGGIGIAPGANINYKTGHGIFEATHGTAPKYADQDKVNPSSVILSGVMMLDHLGWGEAARKIDRGVSRAIAQKRVTYDFHRLMEGATLLKCSEFGDAIIENME, encoded by the coding sequence ATGGCCGACGCCCCGCTGGTACGCCAGCCAGGCACCCTGATCCGCAAGCGCAAGGACGGAACGCTCGAGGTTCCGGACAACCCGACGATCGCCTACGTCGAGGGCGACGGCACCGGGCGCGACATCTGGAAGGCGTCGGTCCGAGTCATCGACGCGGCCGTGGCCAAGGCCTATGCGGGCCGACGCAAGATCGGCTGGCACGAGGTGCTCGCCGGGCAGAAGGCGTTCGATCGCACGAAGACGTGGCTCCCGGACGAGACGGTCGAGACGTTTCGCAAGTGTCTGGTCGGCATCAAGGGGCCGCTCACGACGCCGATCGGCGGCGGCATCCGCAGCCTGAACGTCGCCCTGCGCCAGATCCTCGATCTCTACGTCTGCCTGCGGCCGGTGCGCTGGTACGAGGGCGTGCCGAGTCCGGTGAAGCGGCCCGACCTCGTCGACATGGTGATCTTCCGCGAGAACACCGAGGACATCTACGCGGGCATCGAGTGGAAGTCCGGCTCGGCCGAGGCGAAGAAGGTGATCGCCTTCCTGCAGAAGCAGATGAAGGTGAAGAGCATCCGCTTCCCGGCGACGAGCGGGATCGGCATCAAGCCGGTCTCGCGCCAGGGCACCGAGCGCCTGGTGCGCGCCGCGATCGACTACGCCCTGGAGCACAAGCGCAAGTCGGTGACGCTGGTGCACAAGGGCAACATCATGAAGTACACCGAGGGCGCGTTCCGCGACTGGGGCTACAAGCTGGTCAAGAAGGAGTACGCCGGGCGCGCGATCGGCTGGGACGACTGCGACGGCAAGCCTCCGAGCGGCCAGCTCCTGGTCAAGGATTCGATCGCGGACATCACGCTGCAGCAGGTGCTGACGCGCCCCGACGAGTTCGACGTGATCGCCACGCTGAACCTGAACGGCGACTACCTGTCGGACGCGCTCGCGGCGCAGGTCGGCGGGATCGGCATCGCGCCGGGCGCGAACATCAACTACAAGACCGGCCACGGCATCTTCGAGGCCACGCACGGCACCGCGCCCAAGTACGCCGACCAGGACAAGGTGAACCCGAGCTCCGTGATCCTCTCCGGTGTCATGATGCTCGACCACCTCGGCTGGGGCGAGGCCGCCCGGAAGATCGACCGCGGCGTCTCGCGCGCGATCGCGCAGAAGCGCGTGACCTACGATTTCCACCGCCTGATGGAAGGCGCCACGCTCCTGAAGTGCTCGGAGTTCGGCGACGCCATCATCGAGAACATGGAGTGA